One window of the Synechococcus sp. CC9311 genome contains the following:
- a CDS encoding calcium:proton antiporter produces the protein MRKEWPLLLGVVVLIGLQTTHLLEWILLQSPTIVLSGLGGLSLLILLLARRIASQADHLAEKLGEPIGTLVLTGSVILIELALVTSTMLSGESNPTLARDSMFSVLMIVLTGVKGITLILASRFQTSGITEPFQPEDMATVNQSGASTYINLITTMSVLVLVLPNFSSDSSEANFSLPINWLLTFVAIGLYAAFLRFQTGSYRNLFLEASKQLELQETKATNELDEASDGDNKPAMRSAIFMALGLLVLVLIAESMGTLIEVGITDLGLPSSLGGVLVGLLVVTPEALNAFQAANRGEVQRSLNTLYGSSLSTLCLTVPAVLFIGELTNTNVILGLNPMESVLLILTLILVRPLSGRVSDLDGLMLLSVGLVWISLQVVS, from the coding sequence ATGCGCAAAGAATGGCCTTTGCTGCTTGGAGTGGTCGTCCTGATCGGCCTGCAAACCACCCATCTCCTGGAGTGGATCTTGCTGCAATCACCAACGATTGTTCTAAGCGGATTAGGGGGACTCAGCCTCTTGATTTTGTTGCTAGCGAGGCGCATTGCCAGCCAAGCCGATCATCTCGCCGAAAAGCTGGGCGAACCGATTGGGACGCTTGTACTGACAGGTTCGGTGATTTTGATCGAGCTGGCTCTTGTCACCAGCACCATGTTGAGCGGAGAAAGCAATCCCACGTTGGCAAGGGATTCGATGTTCTCGGTGTTGATGATTGTGCTCACTGGGGTGAAGGGAATCACCTTGATTTTGGCGTCACGATTTCAAACATCCGGGATTACGGAACCCTTCCAACCAGAAGACATGGCCACCGTCAACCAAAGCGGTGCCTCCACCTACATCAACTTGATCACGACGATGAGCGTGCTTGTGTTGGTGCTTCCTAATTTCAGCTCTGACAGCTCGGAAGCCAACTTTTCACTTCCAATCAACTGGCTTCTCACCTTTGTAGCGATTGGGCTTTATGCAGCTTTCCTGCGCTTCCAAACAGGCTCCTACCGCAATCTTTTTCTTGAGGCCTCCAAGCAGTTGGAGTTGCAAGAAACCAAGGCAACTAATGAGCTGGACGAGGCATCAGATGGCGACAACAAACCGGCGATGCGTAGCGCCATTTTCATGGCGCTCGGCCTATTGGTCTTGGTCCTGATCGCAGAATCCATGGGGACCCTCATCGAAGTTGGCATCACCGACCTCGGGCTCCCAAGCTCCCTGGGTGGTGTGTTGGTGGGCCTTCTCGTCGTGACTCCGGAAGCGCTCAATGCGTTCCAAGCTGCCAATCGAGGAGAAGTGCAACGGTCTCTCAATACGCTTTATGGATCGTCCTTATCAACGCTTTGCCTCACCGTGCCAGCAGTCCTCTTCATTGGAGAACTGACGAACACCAACGTGATCCTCGGTCTCAATCCGATGGAATCGGTGTTGCTGATTCTCACACTGATTTTGGTTCGCCCTCTCAGCGGCCGAGTCAGCGATCTCGATGGCCTGATGCTCTTATCCGTGGGATTGGTCTGGATCTCCCTGCAAGTGGTGAGCTGA
- a CDS encoding transaldolase family protein, with amino-acid sequence MSLRLLLDSANPEDWQNWWQTGLFTGITTNPTLLRRAKRACNFQSLKELSATALELGVRELHLQAWGANSNALEACATELASIAPGVVIVKLPVTRAGLVAARPLISRGIQITFTACYDAAQVLLADALSANYIAPYLGRINDQGRDGHSELLTMQRALHALESNTRLLVASLRSPNDLVALAAGGCDTFTISPEIASALLQNPHTTAAAEQFEHDATNP; translated from the coding sequence ATGAGTTTGCGTCTGCTACTCGACAGTGCCAACCCTGAAGACTGGCAAAACTGGTGGCAAACTGGGCTTTTCACCGGAATCACAACCAATCCAACGCTGTTGCGCCGCGCCAAGCGGGCCTGCAACTTTCAAAGCCTGAAGGAGCTCAGTGCAACAGCGCTAGAACTTGGAGTGAGGGAACTGCATTTACAAGCTTGGGGAGCCAATTCAAATGCTCTCGAAGCATGCGCCACTGAACTTGCATCCATAGCACCAGGAGTAGTCATAGTGAAGCTGCCTGTTACCCGTGCAGGTCTGGTCGCGGCTCGCCCTCTGATCAGTCGTGGAATTCAGATCACCTTCACCGCCTGCTACGACGCCGCCCAGGTCTTGCTGGCAGACGCACTTAGCGCCAACTACATCGCCCCCTACCTAGGTCGCATTAACGATCAAGGGCGAGATGGCCATAGCGAACTGCTGACAATGCAACGTGCACTGCATGCGCTGGAATCAAACACTCGCTTGCTAGTCGCGAGCCTTCGCAGCCCCAACGATCTGGTTGCCCTAGCCGCCGGCGGCTGCGACACCTTCACAATCAGCCCGGAAATCGCTAGCGCCCTACTGCAAAACCCTCACACAACAGCCGCTGCCGAGCAATTCGAGCACGATGCGACAAACCCCTAG
- a CDS encoding aminopeptidase P N-terminal domain-containing protein: MVHSSLPIDAQGYAERRQRFMAHLGGAAAVIPAATLVTHHADCEWPFRQNSDFWYLTGFDEPDAVALFLPHRPEGERYVLFVNPREPGAEVWTGRRWGTEGAVDQFGADIAHPRSELATHLRGYLKDAEGIAFRTGHHPAVEAVVLEVWAEQLDRASRRGAAALGLVAPCPVLHELRLRKDPAELDRMREACRISAEAHELARAAVQPGMSERQVQALIEFHFLDQGARGPAYGSIVAGGDNACVLHYIDNQDLLKDGDLLLIDAGCSIGDYYNGDITRTFPVNGRFSGEQRALYELVLSAQESAIATVRPGGTAEEVHQTALRQLVDGLLDLGLLAGEADGIIEQGAYRHLYMHRTGHWLGLDVHDVGAYRLGEHHVELDPGMVLTVEPGLYVSDRLPVPDGQPEIDECWKGIGIRIEDDVAVLKDGYEVLTATALKSVASMER, encoded by the coding sequence GTGGTTCATAGTTCGCTCCCAATTGATGCTCAGGGTTACGCCGAGCGGCGTCAGCGGTTCATGGCCCATCTTGGCGGTGCGGCTGCTGTAATTCCAGCGGCAACCCTGGTGACTCACCATGCCGACTGTGAGTGGCCCTTTCGTCAGAACAGCGACTTTTGGTACCTCACAGGGTTTGATGAGCCGGATGCCGTCGCCCTGTTTTTGCCGCATCGTCCTGAAGGTGAGCGCTACGTGTTGTTTGTGAATCCTCGTGAGCCCGGAGCCGAGGTATGGACGGGACGGCGTTGGGGTACGGAGGGTGCTGTGGATCAGTTCGGCGCTGATATAGCTCATCCGCGCTCTGAATTGGCCACACATCTGCGTGGGTACCTGAAAGATGCTGAGGGCATCGCCTTCCGCACAGGTCATCACCCGGCGGTTGAGGCCGTAGTGCTCGAGGTTTGGGCTGAACAATTGGATCGCGCCTCGAGACGGGGAGCCGCGGCTCTTGGGCTGGTGGCGCCCTGTCCGGTTTTGCATGAACTTCGCTTGCGCAAAGATCCAGCGGAGCTCGATCGGATGCGTGAGGCGTGCCGCATCTCAGCCGAGGCTCATGAGTTGGCGCGTGCAGCAGTCCAACCAGGGATGAGTGAGCGACAGGTGCAAGCCCTCATCGAGTTCCACTTTCTCGATCAAGGGGCACGGGGGCCTGCCTATGGCTCAATCGTTGCAGGAGGTGATAACGCTTGCGTTCTGCATTACATCGATAATCAAGACTTGCTTAAAGACGGTGATCTGTTGCTGATTGATGCCGGGTGCTCAATCGGTGACTACTACAACGGTGACATCACCCGCACTTTCCCTGTGAATGGCCGCTTCAGCGGTGAACAGCGAGCTCTCTATGAGCTTGTTCTGAGTGCTCAGGAGTCGGCCATTGCCACCGTCAGGCCTGGCGGAACGGCGGAGGAGGTGCATCAGACCGCCTTACGACAACTTGTGGATGGTCTGCTGGATCTCGGACTCTTGGCTGGTGAGGCTGATGGAATCATCGAGCAGGGTGCCTACCGCCATCTCTATATGCACCGCACCGGGCACTGGCTTGGTTTGGACGTGCATGACGTTGGTGCCTACAGGCTTGGTGAGCATCACGTGGAGCTTGATCCAGGCATGGTGCTCACAGTGGAACCTGGTCTCTATGTCAGCGACCGGCTACCGGTTCCGGATGGTCAGCCTGAAATTGATGAATGCTGGAAAGGGATTGGTATTCGCATTGAAGATGATGTGGCCGTTCTCAAGGATGGCTACGAGGTCTTAACCGCAACAGCCTTGAAGTCGGTTGCCTCGATGGAGCGATAA
- a CDS encoding nicotinate-nucleotide adenylyltransferase, whose product MTATIALLGTSADPPTLGHQALLEGLLDHFQRVATWASDNPLKRHDASLDLRSELLQALVMAIDNPRISIDQTLSSPYTITTLERAAHRWPQHELCFVVGSDLAVQIPQWRSSELWLKRCRLGVVPRKGWPLEPEHLEQLRRLGAEITVLPLQIPATASSSIRHTSAADQIPKPLWPLLLQHNLYGLQDAPS is encoded by the coding sequence ATGACCGCAACCATCGCCCTGCTCGGCACCAGTGCCGATCCACCAACGCTCGGGCATCAGGCCCTTCTTGAAGGCCTTTTGGATCACTTTCAACGCGTCGCCACCTGGGCAAGCGACAACCCATTAAAACGCCACGATGCCAGCCTGGATCTCCGTAGCGAGCTGCTCCAGGCCTTGGTCATGGCCATCGATAACCCACGGATCAGCATCGACCAAACACTCAGCAGCCCGTACACCATCACCACGCTTGAACGAGCAGCACATCGATGGCCTCAGCACGAGCTCTGCTTTGTTGTGGGCAGTGATCTGGCCGTTCAGATCCCCCAGTGGAGGTCAAGCGAGCTCTGGCTCAAGCGCTGCCGGCTGGGGGTGGTGCCGCGAAAGGGGTGGCCGCTGGAACCCGAACACCTCGAACAACTCCGCCGTCTCGGCGCAGAGATCACCGTGCTGCCCTTGCAGATTCCGGCAACAGCAAGCTCAAGCATTCGTCACACGAGCGCTGCAGATCAGATCCCAAAACCGCTCTGGCCCCTCCTCTTGCAGCACAATCTTTATGGACTCCAAGACGCACCTTCCTGA
- the ald gene encoding alanine dehydrogenase encodes MAQSVLTAPMATIGVPTEIKVDEQRVALTPDAVKELVTHGLEVRIQSGAGSGAGIDDEAFAAAGAQIVDQEQAWGAHLVVKVKEPQPEEFRFLRNDMVLLTYLHLAAYPEVGEALLAAGTTGVAYETVQLENGTLPLLAPMSEIAGRLAAQVGARLLERPQGGRGVLIGGCTGVQPARVVVLGAGTVGWNAARLVAAMDAEVMLLDRSPERLRSLEAYRSGRLMSVVSSRGLLERLIPTADLLIGAVLTPGGRAPTLVDEAMVKGMKPGSAIVDVAIDQGGCIATSRETTHTNPTVTIHGVQHYAVGNMPGAVPFTSTEALVSVTLPYIVGIAGRGLEEAVTERPELLSGLNTVQGSVCHPGVAKALDVPPRHPMACLR; translated from the coding sequence ATGGCTCAATCCGTACTGACGGCTCCGATGGCCACCATTGGAGTCCCCACAGAAATCAAGGTTGATGAGCAACGCGTCGCGCTGACACCGGATGCCGTTAAAGAGCTCGTAACCCATGGACTGGAGGTGCGGATCCAGAGCGGTGCGGGCTCCGGCGCAGGAATTGATGACGAGGCCTTCGCCGCTGCAGGCGCACAGATCGTGGATCAAGAACAAGCGTGGGGCGCTCATTTAGTCGTGAAGGTGAAGGAGCCGCAGCCTGAAGAATTCCGCTTTTTGCGGAATGACATGGTGCTGTTGACCTACCTGCACTTGGCGGCTTACCCAGAGGTGGGAGAAGCCCTTCTCGCGGCAGGTACTACGGGCGTTGCCTACGAAACAGTGCAACTGGAAAACGGAACCCTGCCACTGCTGGCGCCCATGAGCGAAATCGCTGGCAGGCTTGCAGCGCAGGTGGGGGCTCGATTACTCGAACGCCCGCAAGGTGGCAGAGGTGTCTTAATTGGAGGCTGTACTGGTGTGCAACCAGCGCGCGTGGTGGTTCTTGGTGCAGGAACCGTGGGGTGGAACGCAGCACGGCTCGTCGCTGCCATGGATGCAGAAGTGATGCTTCTGGATCGCTCCCCCGAACGATTACGCAGCCTGGAGGCCTATCGGAGCGGACGCCTGATGAGCGTGGTGAGCAGCCGTGGTCTTCTCGAAAGACTGATCCCCACCGCTGATCTGCTGATTGGCGCCGTTTTGACCCCGGGTGGCAGGGCACCAACGCTGGTGGATGAAGCCATGGTGAAAGGGATGAAACCAGGCTCAGCGATCGTTGATGTGGCTATCGATCAAGGCGGATGCATCGCCACCAGCCGTGAAACAACGCATACCAACCCAACCGTGACCATTCACGGTGTTCAGCATTACGCCGTAGGCAACATGCCCGGAGCCGTGCCGTTCACCTCCACCGAAGCCCTCGTGAGCGTGACCTTGCCTTACATCGTTGGCATCGCAGGGCGAGGCTTAGAGGAAGCAGTCACAGAACGCCCTGAATTGCTTTCGGGACTTAATACGGTGCAGGGGTCTGTTTGTCATCCAGGCGTTGCCAAAGCACTGGATGTGCCACCTCGTCATCCCATGGCCTGCTTGCGCTGA
- a CDS encoding TIGR01548 family HAD-type hydrolase has protein sequence MDNLRPSNTPAPRALLLFDIDGVIRDVGGSYRRAIVETVNHYSGWRPESATIDSLKAEGCWNNDWKASLELLRRRGDGQQNQASLPAFEDLVEIFNSFYFGGDPEGDPSSWTGFIRDEPLLVNPEFFDTLDQKGCRWGFVSGAEPPSARFVLETRLGLVDPPLIAMGDAPDKPDPEGLIRLASTLLDSSLGSDAPLIAYLGDTVADVKTVMRAKDQLPQQRWLSLAVVPPHLQSPGQSEARARYEENLRAAGAELILTDTKAALNWDPNQI, from the coding sequence ATGGACAACCTCCGTCCAAGCAATACCCCTGCACCGCGGGCTTTGCTGCTTTTCGACATCGACGGAGTGATCCGTGACGTAGGCGGCAGCTATCGAAGGGCGATTGTAGAAACAGTCAATCACTACAGCGGCTGGCGCCCCGAATCAGCGACGATCGATTCTCTGAAGGCTGAGGGCTGCTGGAACAACGATTGGAAAGCCTCGTTGGAACTGCTACGGCGTAGAGGCGATGGCCAGCAGAATCAGGCGTCACTGCCGGCCTTTGAGGACCTGGTGGAGATATTCAACAGCTTTTATTTCGGAGGCGACCCAGAAGGCGATCCTTCGTCCTGGACAGGGTTCATCCGAGATGAGCCTTTGCTTGTCAATCCAGAGTTCTTTGACACTCTCGATCAAAAAGGTTGTAGATGGGGATTTGTGAGTGGTGCAGAACCACCCTCGGCTCGTTTCGTGTTGGAGACGCGACTAGGTCTGGTAGATCCCCCGCTGATCGCGATGGGTGATGCACCCGACAAACCAGATCCCGAAGGACTTATCAGGCTGGCAAGCACCCTTCTGGATTCGAGCCTCGGTTCCGACGCACCACTGATTGCCTATCTCGGAGACACCGTGGCTGATGTCAAAACAGTGATGCGCGCCAAGGACCAGCTCCCACAGCAGCGTTGGCTGAGCTTGGCTGTTGTCCCCCCACACCTACAAAGCCCAGGGCAATCTGAGGCGCGAGCGCGCTACGAAGAGAACTTACGAGCCGCAGGAGCAGAGTTGATCTTGACCGATACCAAGGCCGCACTCAACTGGGATCCCAATCAAATTTGA
- a CDS encoding GTP-binding protein gives MTASSPTSTTERCLSLLQTWRSQLQLNRREQTVLAGSLRSLDLQLDRLSNRNLRVAVFGRVGVGKSSLVNALIGQELLATDVAHGCTRQQQALPWAISISGLNTIELVDTPGIDEVAAAARARLAARVALQSDLVLLVLDADISRVELDALETLMNSGKPVLPVLNRSDCCPPEQLASLRQSISQRIKERCQRNHAARIPQPIAVSAAPRKAIQRSDGRIRSERQPAVVSPLSASVIHLLQEQGQALLALNALRQAERLQQQLELGRLERRRQDAQGLIGRYAALKATGVAANPLVLIDLAGGMACDTALVVQLCKLYELPMGGPAARRLMQRLSGHNALLGGVQLGLQLALAGVRQLLLIAAPFSGGLSLGPAAPVAVAQAALAVHTTRRTGRLTARWLVDQRGRGRRGNPAPTTLMRRLVHSDTNMQRLLAEWPQPPIRPRRDGILP, from the coding sequence ATGACGGCGTCCTCGCCTACATCCACAACGGAGCGGTGCCTGTCACTGCTGCAAACCTGGCGATCTCAGCTCCAGCTCAATCGACGGGAGCAAACCGTGTTGGCGGGTTCGCTCAGGAGCTTGGATCTGCAATTGGACCGCCTGTCGAATCGCAACCTGCGCGTCGCAGTCTTCGGCCGAGTAGGGGTAGGCAAATCAAGCCTCGTCAATGCGTTGATCGGCCAAGAACTACTGGCCACTGATGTCGCCCACGGCTGCACCCGACAACAACAGGCGTTGCCTTGGGCGATCTCCATTTCTGGTCTCAACACGATCGAACTTGTCGACACACCAGGAATCGATGAGGTTGCAGCAGCGGCGCGAGCGCGTCTGGCGGCGCGAGTAGCTCTGCAGTCCGATCTTGTGCTTCTCGTGTTGGATGCCGACATCAGCAGGGTTGAGCTCGATGCCTTGGAGACATTAATGAACAGTGGCAAACCAGTGCTTCCCGTGCTGAACCGAAGTGATTGTTGTCCTCCAGAGCAACTCGCCAGCCTCCGGCAAAGCATCAGCCAAAGGATCAAGGAGCGGTGTCAGCGCAACCATGCCGCACGGATTCCTCAACCGATTGCCGTTTCAGCCGCCCCTCGCAAAGCCATCCAACGGTCCGACGGCCGAATTCGGAGCGAACGCCAACCAGCTGTCGTGAGCCCGCTAAGCGCTTCTGTCATCCATCTGCTGCAAGAGCAAGGCCAAGCCCTCTTGGCCTTGAATGCGCTCCGCCAAGCCGAACGGCTCCAACAACAACTGGAACTCGGTCGACTGGAGCGCCGACGTCAAGATGCACAAGGCCTCATCGGCCGCTACGCAGCGCTGAAGGCCACAGGGGTTGCGGCCAATCCTCTCGTGTTAATCGATCTGGCTGGAGGCATGGCCTGCGATACCGCCCTAGTGGTGCAGCTCTGCAAGCTCTATGAACTGCCGATGGGAGGCCCAGCGGCACGGCGGCTGATGCAACGGCTCTCCGGGCATAACGCCCTGTTGGGAGGCGTCCAACTGGGGCTTCAGCTCGCTTTAGCTGGAGTCAGGCAACTTTTGCTGATCGCCGCCCCCTTCTCCGGGGGCTTAAGCCTGGGTCCAGCCGCCCCAGTCGCCGTCGCCCAGGCGGCTCTCGCAGTGCACACCACACGCAGAACTGGAAGGCTCACCGCTCGCTGGCTGGTCGATCAACGTGGTCGAGGACGACGGGGCAATCCAGCACCGACAACCCTCATGCGGCGCCTTGTTCACAGCGATACCAACATGCAACGCCTGCTTGCAGAGTGGCCACAGCCACCCATTCGGCCCCGGCGCGACGGGATCTTGCCATGA
- a CDS encoding CNNM domain-containing protein, whose translation MTHDLLILILLVVVVLTGSALCSGVEAALLSVNPVRVLELAGRSKPIAGARRLAQLRQRLGRTLSVLVIANNGFNIFGSLMLGGYAAWLFEDMGISAVALPLFSIGLTVLVILLGEILPKAIGTRLALPVSLASAPVLHLLGVLMRPLVLLLERLLPAITQESELNTDEEEIRLLARMGSQTGQIEADEAAMIAKVFQLNDLTARDLMTPRVAAPSLDGASTLMQLRSALLENEAQWWVVLGDAVDKVLGVASRDRLLAALVQNQGQLTPADLSEPVEFVPEMIRADRLLTAFRRDNSGVRVVVDEFGGFVGVIGPDAVLAVLAGWWRKSAGANGS comes from the coding sequence ATGACTCACGACCTGCTGATCCTGATTCTGCTGGTAGTCGTGGTCCTCACAGGATCCGCCTTGTGTTCTGGTGTTGAGGCGGCTCTGCTCTCCGTTAACCCCGTTCGCGTTCTCGAACTCGCGGGTCGATCCAAACCGATTGCCGGTGCGCGGCGATTAGCCCAGCTCCGTCAGCGACTCGGTCGAACCCTGTCGGTGCTGGTGATTGCGAATAACGGCTTCAATATTTTCGGCAGTTTGATGCTCGGTGGCTACGCCGCTTGGCTGTTCGAAGACATGGGCATCAGCGCAGTGGCTCTACCCCTGTTCTCCATTGGTCTCACCGTGCTGGTGATTCTTTTGGGGGAGATCCTGCCCAAGGCGATCGGCACCCGACTGGCGCTGCCTGTCTCACTCGCTAGTGCACCGGTCTTGCACCTGCTTGGCGTTCTGATGCGTCCGCTTGTCCTTCTGCTGGAGAGGCTGCTGCCGGCCATTACCCAGGAAAGCGAACTCAATACTGACGAAGAGGAGATACGACTGCTGGCACGGATGGGATCCCAAACCGGCCAAATCGAAGCTGATGAAGCGGCGATGATCGCCAAGGTGTTTCAGCTCAACGACCTCACGGCGAGGGATTTGATGACACCAAGGGTTGCTGCTCCGAGCTTGGACGGAGCGAGCACGTTGATGCAGCTGAGGTCCGCCCTGCTCGAGAATGAGGCCCAATGGTGGGTGGTCCTGGGTGATGCCGTGGACAAGGTTCTGGGGGTTGCAAGTCGGGATCGATTGCTGGCGGCACTCGTCCAAAACCAAGGTCAACTCACCCCGGCAGATCTCAGTGAACCCGTCGAATTTGTGCCTGAAATGATTCGCGCCGATCGACTGCTGACAGCCTTCCGCCGCGACAACAGCGGGGTGAGAGTTGTAGTGGATGAATTCGGAGGATTTGTTGGGGTCATTGGCCCTGATGCGGTTCTGGCCGTGCTCGCAGGCTGGTGGCGCAAATCAGCGGGAGCGAATGGGTCGTGA
- a CDS encoding NAD+ synthase: protein MRIALAQTNPLVGDLSRNAKRLVEACLEISDQAHNTPPALVVSPELSLWGYPPRDLLLSPAHLQQQSEALNQLQQGLSHALPQTALLVGVVEPAPDQQHPRLFNAAALVEANGWRVVARKQLLPTYDVFDESRYFRPANQASVLSFKAEGQDWRLGLTICEDLWVEDALQAQRLVGPDPIANLIPEQVDVLLNLSASPFGRTKASIRHQLAARAAQRLDCPVVYVNQVGGNDELVFDGGSFVMAANGEVELQLPTCREAIACWDSTYRSSAATVGTTYPSEGADLEQLFQALVLGVRDYVSKCGFQRALLGLSGGIDSALVAVIAAAALGADRVQALLMPSPWSSIGSIDDAEALAKRLRISTSTLPIQDLMQGFEATLTPALEQAPSGVTAENLQSRIRGTLLMAVANQQGQLLLSTGNKSELAVGYCTLYGDMNGGLAVIGDLYKSTVFSLCRWLDSPDSKTSRKALGLPVHNDLIGLEILNKPPSAELRPNQQDSDSLPDYSTLDPLLKDLIEKHSSGTQLIAAGHDPADVQRIEQLFRRAEFKRRQAPPVLKVSRQAFGTGWRLPIASR, encoded by the coding sequence ATGCGCATCGCCCTGGCCCAGACCAATCCTCTGGTAGGAGATCTGTCTAGGAACGCCAAGCGGCTGGTAGAGGCTTGTCTCGAAATCAGCGATCAGGCGCACAACACACCTCCTGCGTTGGTGGTGAGCCCAGAACTTTCCCTTTGGGGCTACCCCCCTCGAGACTTGCTGTTGAGTCCTGCACATCTCCAACAGCAGAGCGAGGCCCTCAATCAGCTGCAGCAGGGCCTAAGCCATGCCCTGCCGCAGACTGCCCTGCTGGTGGGGGTGGTGGAGCCTGCACCAGACCAGCAACACCCCCGACTCTTCAATGCGGCGGCTCTCGTGGAGGCAAACGGTTGGCGCGTCGTAGCTCGCAAACAACTCCTCCCCACCTATGACGTCTTTGATGAATCGCGGTATTTCAGACCTGCCAACCAAGCCAGTGTTCTGAGCTTTAAAGCTGAAGGACAGGATTGGCGCCTAGGGCTCACCATCTGCGAAGACCTATGGGTTGAGGACGCGCTTCAAGCACAACGCTTGGTGGGACCGGACCCAATCGCCAATCTCATCCCAGAGCAAGTGGATGTGTTGCTGAACCTCTCCGCGTCCCCCTTCGGCAGAACCAAAGCATCGATTCGGCATCAGCTCGCCGCCCGCGCCGCCCAACGTCTTGATTGCCCAGTGGTTTATGTGAACCAGGTGGGCGGCAACGATGAATTGGTGTTCGATGGCGGCAGTTTTGTCATGGCAGCCAACGGTGAGGTGGAGTTGCAACTTCCAACCTGCCGCGAAGCCATCGCCTGCTGGGACAGCACCTACAGGAGTTCTGCCGCAACGGTGGGCACGACATACCCCTCGGAAGGCGCAGATCTTGAGCAACTGTTCCAGGCCCTTGTGCTCGGCGTGCGCGACTACGTTTCTAAATGCGGTTTTCAACGCGCCCTGCTGGGGCTTAGTGGCGGAATCGACTCAGCACTTGTCGCTGTGATTGCAGCAGCGGCGCTCGGAGCAGACCGCGTGCAGGCATTGCTGATGCCCTCTCCCTGGAGCTCCATTGGGTCAATTGATGATGCAGAGGCGCTTGCAAAACGCTTGAGAATATCTACCTCAACTTTGCCAATACAAGACTTGATGCAGGGCTTTGAGGCCACCCTCACCCCGGCATTAGAGCAAGCACCGTCAGGCGTTACGGCGGAAAATCTGCAATCGCGCATTCGAGGAACCTTGCTCATGGCCGTTGCTAACCAGCAAGGGCAGCTGTTGCTGTCCACGGGCAACAAATCAGAACTTGCGGTGGGGTACTGCACCCTTTACGGCGATATGAATGGCGGGTTGGCGGTGATCGGCGATCTCTACAAGTCAACGGTGTTTTCTCTCTGCCGCTGGTTAGACAGCCCTGATTCCAAGACGTCCCGAAAAGCGCTGGGACTGCCAGTGCACAACGACTTGATCGGACTGGAGATCTTGAATAAACCTCCTAGTGCAGAGCTACGTCCTAACCAACAGGACAGTGACTCCCTTCCCGACTACTCCACTCTCGATCCACTTCTGAAGGATCTGATTGAAAAGCACAGCTCTGGCACTCAATTGATCGCAGCTGGTCATGACCCGGCTGACGTGCAACGGATTGAACAACTCTTTCGTCGCGCGGAATTCAAACGTCGCCAAGCCCCTCCTGTTTTGAAAGTGAGTCGACAGGCCTTTGGAACCGGTTGGAGGCTCCCGATCGCCTCCCGCTGA